The Bacteroidota bacterium genome includes the window TACTAAAACAAGCTACAGATAAAACTACTATTCAACAGCTTCGAATTGAACTCGACAAATAAATTGTGCATTAAGCAAATTACTACATGAAACTGCCAAATTATATTACCCCCAAAGCACTAAACAGCTTTATTGTATCTTCTTTACTAGAAGATATAGGAGATGGCGACCACACCTCGCTTGCATGCATTCCGAAAACGCTTACCAAAACAGCCAAATTACTTGTTAAAGAAAACGGAGTTATTGCAGGTGTTGAATTAGCCAAGCTAATTTTTAAAATAGTAGATAAAAACCTTACCTATTCTATTTTAAAAAATGACGGAAGTACAGTAAAAAAAGGAGATGTTGTTCTTACCGTAAATGGTTCTGCACAATCTATTTTAAAAGCGGAACGTTTGGTTTTAAATTGCATGCAGCGCATGAGCGGCATTGCAACTACCACTGCTACACTAACGGCTTTTTGCAAAAAAAACAACGTAAAATTACTAGATACAAGAAAAACCACCCCCGGCTTTAGAATGATGGAAAAATGGGCGGTTGCAATTGGTGGTGGCGTAAACCATCGATTTGGATTATTTGATATGATTTTAATTAAAGACAATCACATTGATTATTGCGGAAGTATAACAAAAGCCATTAAATCAAGTGTAGATTATCTTAAAAAGAAAAATAAAAAAATAAAAATTGAAGTTGAAGTTCGGAGCTTAAACGATGTTCAAGAAGTTTTAAGTTGTGGTTATAAAGTAGATAGAATTTTACTTGACAATTTTTCTCCGAAAGAAATTACTCAAGCTGTAAAGCTTATCAATAAGCGTATTCCGACTGAAGCCTCCGGAAATATCAATGCAAAAAACCTAGCAAGCTACGCAAAAACAGGAGTCAACTACATTTCAATGGGTGCATTAACGCACAGTATAAAAAGCTTAGATTTAAGTCTAAAAGCAACTGCAAATGCCAAGTAAATTTGCACAAAAAATACTCGACCTACCACCTATTGCAAAACTTACACGCATTGCCAAACGCATTGTGTTACCTGGATTTGAAGGAATTGCGCTTTATGAGGTGCTTGTATTTTTTTTGAGAGGAGTGAGTAAAGGCGCTGTAAATATGAGAGCGTCTTCGGTGGCGTTTTCTTTTTTTCTGGCCATATTCCCATCTATAATTTTTTTATTTACACTTATACCCTACATTCCAATAGATAATTTCCAGAACGAACTGTTTGATGTAATTAAAAGTGTAATGCCGAAAGCTGCATTTGAAGCAACGGAGAGCACACTGGAAGATATTATTAAACGCCAAAATAGCGGTTTGCTTTCGTTTGGATTTATAACCGCATTGTACTTTGCTACCAATGGATTTGTAGCTGTAATTAACGCATTCAACCAAACATACCACAGCGTAGAAACTCGTAAGCCATTTATGACAAGGCTTGTATCAATTGCATTAGTGTTGATTCAAACTACACTGCTTATAACAGCCATTGCAATTATTATTTTCTCCGAAATATTATTGAATAAAATATCGCTACTAAGCAACTTCGAATCTTACCTAATTTTAATTGGAAGGGCAATTACTGTTTTTGCATTATTCTTTTGCACACTTTCTTTTATATACTACTTAGCACCTTCGAGCAAAGCTAGATGGCGCTTTATAAGTGCAGGCTCTACATTTGCTGCTATCCTAACAGTCATTACCTGCTGGGGCTTTGCATTTTATATTAATAATTTTGGACAATACAATAAATTGTACGGATCTATCGGTACACTGATTGTCATTCTTCTTTGGATTTATTTCAATTCGTATATTTTACTATTAGGCTTCGAACTCAACGCCAGTATTGACATGGCAAAGAAAAAAGGAGAAAAAGCAATTATCTAAAAAAGGAAGATAGGTTAATTTAGCATTCTTCTCCTCCACTTTTGCAAAACAGTAAAGTATTCTTTTTATCTTACTAGTACTATAAAACAGCTATTATCAAATGAAGAAAAATTTATTGTTTGTTGCAATTTTGCTTATTAGCAATTTACTATTCTCTCAATCTATATTTCCCGAAAACACATATCGCACAGAACAAAATCAATACTACTGGAAAAATAGAAAACCGCATTCCGATTACTGGCAGCAAGATGTACATTATAAAATAAATGCTGCACTAGATGAAAAAACTTCAATAATTAGTGCCAACGAAGAACTTACTTACTGGAATAACTCTCCCGATACAATTCGTTTTGTATATTTTCATTTGTATCAAAATGCTTTTCAGCCTGGCTCTTACACAGACGACTTACACAAGAAAAATAAATTCCCAATAAAATATGGCCCTTACGAAAAACAAGGCTTAGGAACAGTTATCGAAAAAATTACAATAAACGGACAACAACCAAAAACAGAACTAGATAATACTATTTTAAAAGTTTTTTTAACAGAGGCTTTAGCCCCCAATTCCTCTATAGCTTTCTCAATCGAATTTAAAACTTACTTTGATGATAAAGGAAACATTCGAAGACGCATGAAAAGCTTCAACTCCTATGGAAATAAACATTTTGATGGAGTACACTGGTATCCGCGCATTGCAGTGTACGATCAAAAAAAAGGTTGGGATACCGACCAACATTTAACTAGAGAGTTTTATGGAGATTTTGGAACATTTGATGTTTCGCTTACGCTACCATCTCATTACATTACAGAAGCAACAGGCATTTTGCTAAACGAAAAAGAAGTTTTGCCAGATACGCTTCGTCAAAAATTAGATTTAAAAAACTTTACCAACAAACCATTATACACATCACCATCTACCATAATTCCCGCTGATGGAAAAACTAAAACATGGCATTACCATGCAGATAATGTACACGACTTTGCATTTACTACCGACCCAACCTATCGCATTGGAGAAGAAGTTTGGAATGGGATACGATGTATAGCAGTAGTACAAGAATCGCATGCAGCTCGTTGGCAAAATGCAGCAAGTTATACTGCCAAAGTAATTGAAATAAACTCTACCGATTTTGGAATGTACGCCTATCCAAAAATGGTGGTAGCCGATGCCCGAGATGGCATGGAGTATCCCATGTTGACACTAGATAATGGACTTGACCCTGATTACAGAGATTTACTGGCACACGAAATAAGTCATAATTGGTTTTTTGGAATGGTGGGTAGTAATGAAACCTACCGTGCTGCAATGGACGAAGGCTTTACACAATTTTTAACGGCATGGACCTACATAAAAATTGATGGGAAAGAACGTATCCGAAATAAATCGAAATCAAATTATGTAGAAAAATATATACACCCGGATTATATCATGAATAGTGAAGTTTACAACAACTATATTATTGCCGCTGCTAATGGGGATGAAAGTGTACTAAACACCCACTCTGATGGATTTAACAGCGCACTGCGCCACGGAGGCGGCTACGGACAAGTATATATGAAAACAGCAACCATGTTGTATAATTTGCAATACGTACTGGGCGATGACCTTTTTTTAAAAGCGATGCAACACTATTTCAATCAATGGAAAATGTGCCATCCGTATATGGAAGATTTTAGAAGCTCCGTAATTAATTACACCAAAGTAGATTTAAATTGGTTTTTCGACCAATGGCTGGAAACCTCTAAAACTATTGACTATTCCATTAAACGAGTAAAGAAAATAAAAAACACAAACAATTATGCTATTACCTTTAAACGCATTGGAAGAATGCAAATGCCATTGGATTTTAGGGTAATTGGAAAAGATTCATCCGTAAAAGACTATTACATTCCCAATACCTGGTTTGAAAAAAAAACAACCGCAACTACCCTACCACGTTGGATTGGTTGGGATAAGCTCAAATCAACATACACAGCTACCATTACTGCTCCCGACAAAATTAAAAATGTAATTATCGACCCAAGCAACCGATTAGCGGATGTAAATATGCTCAACAATCGTTGCAAACTACCCATCAGTTACGAGCTTGATGCAAAAGTAAATACTGAATCGAACTGGCAGAAGTACGAAATATATGCCAGGCCGGATGTGTGGTACAATGGCTACGATGGAATAAAAACAGGTGTTCATGTAAACGGCTCGCACATGAAAACACGACATGTATTTAATGCAAACATTTGGCTTAATACGGGCTTAGCACAAAATTTTCTTGACACAGCTGCATTTATTAATAAATATGATGATATAGGTTTTACATTTAACTACAATACCTCTACCGATAAGTTTTTAAAACATTCAAGAATTTATGCAGATGTTAAAATTGTAGATGGCTTGAATAGTTACGCACTCCAGTTTAATAAAGCTAGTGAGAATAAAAAAAACATCCTGTTCATCATTGCAAAATCGATGTACAGAAACTCTATACACGATTTAAACTACCTGTTGTTGCCGCGAGAATGGCAATTGAACAAATTAAATAATACACTTGCGCTTGGAAACATACACAAATACAATTAC containing:
- a CDS encoding YihY/virulence factor BrkB family protein, whose product is MPSKFAQKILDLPPIAKLTRIAKRIVLPGFEGIALYEVLVFFLRGVSKGAVNMRASSVAFSFFLAIFPSIIFLFTLIPYIPIDNFQNELFDVIKSVMPKAAFEATESTLEDIIKRQNSGLLSFGFITALYFATNGFVAVINAFNQTYHSVETRKPFMTRLVSIALVLIQTTLLITAIAIIIFSEILLNKISLLSNFESYLILIGRAITVFALFFCTLSFIYYLAPSSKARWRFISAGSTFAAILTVITCWGFAFYINNFGQYNKLYGSIGTLIVILLWIYFNSYILLLGFELNASIDMAKKKGEKAII
- the nadC gene encoding carboxylating nicotinate-nucleotide diphosphorylase — its product is MKLPNYITPKALNSFIVSSLLEDIGDGDHTSLACIPKTLTKTAKLLVKENGVIAGVELAKLIFKIVDKNLTYSILKNDGSTVKKGDVVLTVNGSAQSILKAERLVLNCMQRMSGIATTTATLTAFCKKNNVKLLDTRKTTPGFRMMEKWAVAIGGGVNHRFGLFDMILIKDNHIDYCGSITKAIKSSVDYLKKKNKKIKIEVEVRSLNDVQEVLSCGYKVDRILLDNFSPKEITQAVKLINKRIPTEASGNINAKNLASYAKTGVNYISMGALTHSIKSLDLSLKATANAK
- a CDS encoding M1 family peptidase, producing MKKNLLFVAILLISNLLFSQSIFPENTYRTEQNQYYWKNRKPHSDYWQQDVHYKINAALDEKTSIISANEELTYWNNSPDTIRFVYFHLYQNAFQPGSYTDDLHKKNKFPIKYGPYEKQGLGTVIEKITINGQQPKTELDNTILKVFLTEALAPNSSIAFSIEFKTYFDDKGNIRRRMKSFNSYGNKHFDGVHWYPRIAVYDQKKGWDTDQHLTREFYGDFGTFDVSLTLPSHYITEATGILLNEKEVLPDTLRQKLDLKNFTNKPLYTSPSTIIPADGKTKTWHYHADNVHDFAFTTDPTYRIGEEVWNGIRCIAVVQESHAARWQNAASYTAKVIEINSTDFGMYAYPKMVVADARDGMEYPMLTLDNGLDPDYRDLLAHEISHNWFFGMVGSNETYRAAMDEGFTQFLTAWTYIKIDGKERIRNKSKSNYVEKYIHPDYIMNSEVYNNYIIAAANGDESVLNTHSDGFNSALRHGGGYGQVYMKTATMLYNLQYVLGDDLFLKAMQHYFNQWKMCHPYMEDFRSSVINYTKVDLNWFFDQWLETSKTIDYSIKRVKKIKNTNNYAITFKRIGRMQMPLDFRVIGKDSSVKDYYIPNTWFEKKTTATTLPRWIGWDKLKSTYTATITAPDKIKNVIIDPSNRLADVNMLNNRCKLPISYELDAKVNTESNWQKYEIYARPDVWYNGYDGIKTGVHVNGSHMKTRHVFNANIWLNTGLAQNFLDTAAFINKYDDIGFTFNYNTSTDKFLKHSRIYADVKIVDGLNSYALQFNKASENKKNILFIIAKSMYRNSIHDLNYLLLPREWQLNKLNNTLALGNIHKYNYKNGIGEIVLMLKTSAFTNDYSYSHASLESVNKNDWGKLNFNSRFFVLAGWGTSWANESFLYASGANPEQLMENKYTRAMGAFDPKMAAYGASTNNFHAGGGLNLRGFSGYLLPEVASDGFVYLAYKGTNGAAVNIELEFQELFKPKRPIFKNTFKLETYLFADAGFINYNYNSKNLYIGNIRADAGIGAAFTIQRWGVLQNIKPLTIRADFPLFLNSIPAVENEYFDFRWIVGINRAF